Part of the Neisseria leonii genome is shown below.
GGGCTGACCCGTGTGATGCGTTTTCTCAATCTCTACGGCGTACTCGGCCGCTACCTGCCCGCGTGGGGCAAAATCGTCGGCCTGCTCCAACACGATTTGTTCCACATTTATCCCGTAGACGACCATATCCTGACCGTTCTGCGCAATATACGCCGTCTGAATCAGGAAGAACACGCGCACGAGCTGCCTTTTGCCAGCGCGCAGATGGCCGCATTCGACAAACCCCATATCCTGTATCTGGCCGCCCTGTTCCACGACATCGCCAAAGGGCGCGGCGGCGACCATGCCCAACTGGGCGTTGCCGATGCGCGCCGTTTTGCCGAAGACCATTTTCTCGACGCGGCCGATACCGCACTATTGTGCTGGCTGGTGGAAGACCATCTCCTGATGTCGCTGACCGCGCAAAAAGAAGACATCGGCGACCCCGCCGTTATCGAACGCTTCTGCGCCAAAGTACAGACACCCGAACGGCTGGCGGCACTCTATCTGCTGACCGTGGCCGACATCCGGGGCACCAACCCGAAAATCTGGAATTCGTGGAAAGCCAATCTGCTCGAAACACTTTTTCAGACGGCCAACCGCCGTTTTTCCGGCCAAACCGACAGCCGTGCCCTATTAAGCAGCCGCCGTCAGGAAGCTGCCGCCGAAGTGCTGGCCCAAGCGGGCTTCGATACCAAACAGCAGCGCCGTTTGTGGCAGGCACTGGGCGATGCCTATTTCGTCCGCCACGAAAAACAGGAAATCGTCTGGCATCTGCCCCATCTGGCGGCCGACCCCGAAGCGGCGTGCGTGCAAATCCGCCCCTATCTCGCCCCCGGCCTGCTGCAAGTGATGGTCTACCTGCCCAACCGTCCGCGCCTGTTTGCCCGCCTGTGCCGCATTTTCAGCCGGAATCAGCTGGATATTGCCGCCGCACGCGCCTTTGTCAGCGCACACGATTATGTTCTGGATACGTTCTTAGTGCAGCTTCCCGCCGGATTCGACGAAGCCGATACCGAGCGCACCATACGCCGTCTGAACAGCGAACTGCATGCCTTTATCGCCGGCAACGCCCGAATCGACGGCGGCGGCGGCCGGCCCGGCCGGCGCGCGCGCCATCTGCCGATACCGCCCGTTGTCGAACTGGTGGCCGACGAAGAACATGCCGGCTGGTACAGTCTGGACGTTATCGCCGTCAACCGCCCCTACCTGCTGGCCGATATTGCCGATGTATTCAACCGCCACGGCATCAGCCTGCGCTACGCCAAAATCAACACGCTGGACGAACGCGCGGAAGACAGCTTCTGGCTCTTCTGCCCGCAACTGGGCGACACCAACCGCCGCCTGGCCTTCAAACGCGACCTGCTCGACTGCCTGAGCGAGTAGACACAATCCGCGCTATAATCCGCGCTTTTTAATGGAAACAACCATGCAAACCGAAATCGAACTCAAAATTCTGCGCCCAGAAATGGCGGACAAACTGCCCGCCTACGCCACCCCCGGTTCCGCCGGCCTCGACCTGCGCGCCTGTCTGGACACCGCCCTCACACTCGCCCCGGGCGAAGCCGCCCTGATTCCTACCGGGCTGGCCGTCCATCTGGCCGACCCCGACTATGCCGCCGTACTGCTGCCGCGCTCGGGACTCGGCCACAAACACGGCATCGTACTGGGCAATCTGGTGGGACTGATTGACTCGGACTATCAGGGCGAATTGAAAGTTTCGCTGTGGAACCGCAGCAGCGAACCGTTCACCGTCGAACCGTTCGAACGCATTGCCCAGATGGTAATCGTTCCCGTAGTACAGGCCGCGTTCAAAGTCGTTACCGAATTTGCCCGCAGCGAACGCGGCGAAGGCGGCTTCGGCAGCACCGGCAAAGCCTGACGACGGCAACGGTCATGCCGCAGACCGCAAAAACAGAAAACAGATACGGATCGGCCGTCTGAAAACGCAGAACTTTTTCTGCGTTTTCAGACGGCCCCAATACAAAAATACCGCCCCGAAAGGCGGTATCTTGTTATTCTGGTGCCGGCGGCAGGATTCGAACTCGCGACCCCCTGATTACAAGTCAGGTGCTCTACCAACTGAGCTACACCGGCTGAACAAGCTGGCATTATGCCCCTTTCTTTTTCCCTTAGCAAGGGCATAATGCCGTTTTTCCGGCAAAATCGGTTTATCGCAATGTTTTTAAACCGAATAAAATCAGCCCGCAGCAACCCATTCCGCCACTGCGTTTTCCAAACGTGCCAAGCCTTCTCCGGCGTCGTCATCATTCAGCAGCAGGCTCGGTGCCAGACGCAGCACATCGCCGCCCGCCACCAGCACCATCACGCCCGCATTCAGCGCGGCGGCACTCAATTCGCCCGCCCGCCCGCGATAGGCTCCGGCCAACACGCAGCCGATCAGCAGCCCCTGCCCGCGCACTTCGTCAAACACGCCATAGCGGCGGCCGATGTCGGCCAGACGGCTGCGCAGTTTTTCGCCCTGCACACGCACATTGTCCAGCGTGGCTTCGCTGTTAATCACATCGAAAGCGGCCGCACCCACCGCGCAGGCCAGCGGATTGCCGCCGAAAGTCGAGCCGTGCGTGCCGAGACCGAACGACGGCGCAAAGCGGTCGGTTGTCAGCATCGCGCCGATGGGGAAACCGCCGCCGAGTGCTTTGGCGCTGGTCAGTATATCGGGCAACGTGCCGTATTGCTGATGGGCAAACAGGCGGCCGGTTCGCCCCATACCGGTTTGCACTTCATCGAAAATCAGCGCGGCCTGATGGCGGTCGCACACTTCGCGTACAGCCTGCAAAAACTCGGCATCGGCAGGCAGTACGCCGCTTTCGCCCTGCACCGGCTCGATGATGACCGCGCAGGTCTGTCCGTTCACCGCACCGCGCAGGGCTTGGACATCGTTAAACGGAATATGGCGGATACCGGCGGGCAGCGGGGCGAAATCGCTGCTGTATTTGGGTTGGCCGCCCACAGAAACGGTAAACAGTGTGCGGCCGTGAAAGGCATTGGTGCAGGCGACGATTTCGTTTTTGCCGCTGCCGAAATGGTCGCGCGCGTATTTGCGCGCCAGTTTCAGCGCGGCCTCGTTGGCTTCGGCACCGGAATTGCAGAAAAAGACTTTATCGGCAAAAGTATGTTTGGTCAGCCGTTCGGCCAAAGCCTGTGCCGCTTCGGTGGTGTAGAGGTTGGAGATGTGCCACAGCTTGCCTGCCTGTCCGGTCAGCGCGGCCACCAAAGCCGGGTGGCAGTGTCCCAAAGCGTTTACGGCAATGCCGCCGGCCAAGTCGATATATTCGCGCCCCTGCGTATCCCACACACGGCTGCCCAAGCCGCGCTCGGGTATGATCGGTGCAAAGGCGAAATTGGGGGTTAAATAACGGTTCATGGTGTTGTTCCTTTCCATATCTGCTGGACGTGCGGCACATCAGGCCGTCTGAATGGGCGCACGGATTGTCCTGCCGCCTGTCTTCCGGCCTGTTTCAGACGGCCTTGCCCGCCGCCATCGCGGTTTTCAGCAGGCGGGCGGTATTTTCCGCCGCCGCTTCGATGTTCTGCGCGGCAGCGGCCAAAATATTTTCGCGGCTGTCTATCCGCTGCAACACCGGCACCACCGCATCGATGCCGTACCCGTACACCGCAGCGTAATCTCTACCCACCCCGCCCACCAGCGCGATAACGGGTTTGCCGAACCGCTTGGCGGTTTTGGCCACGCCCACCGGTGTTTTGCCGCGTATGCTCTGGCCGTCCATTCGGCCCTCGCCGGTAATGACCCAGTCGGCAGCAGCCACTTTCTCCGCCAGACCGACCGCTTCGGCAACAATCTCCACGCCCGGACGCAGGCGCACTTGCGGCAACAGCAGCAGGCCGCCGCCCATACCGCCCGCCGCACCCGCACCGGCCACATCTGCCATATCGGTTCCGCAGTCGTGCCGCGCCACATCGGCAAAACGGCGCAGAGCCGCGTCCAGCTGCGCCACCATCGCCGCATCCGCACCTTTCTGCGGCCCGAACACCGCCGATGCGCCGTTTGCGCCGCACAAGGGATTGTCCACATCACAGGCCGTCTGAATGTCTACATCGTGCAGCCGCCGGTCCAGCCCCGACAAATCCAGCCGCGCCAGCCGGGCCAAAGCCGCACCGCCTGCCGCCAGCGGCCTGCCCGCCTCATCGGTCAGACGCGCGCCCAAGGCGCACAGCATCCCCGCCCCCGCATCGTTGGTGGCACTGCCGCCGATGCCGAGAATGATCCGTTTCACGCCCAAATCGAGCGCGGCGCGTATCAATTCGCCCGTGCCGTAGCTGCTTGCCGTCAGCGGGTTGCGCTCGGACGGCGGCACCAGATGCAGGCCGCTGGCCGCCGCCATTTCCAGTACGGCGGTTTCCCCGTCGCCGGAGACGGCAAACTGCGCTCGGTGCCGCCCACCCGTCGGCGAAGTTACCTCAACCGTTTCCAGACGGCCGCCCAAAGCATCGCACAAAGACTCGACCGTCCCTTCACCGCCGTCGGCCATCGGTATCCGCACATAATCCGCATCAGGAAAGACTTTGCGCCACCCCCGCTCCACCGCCCGCGCCACCTGATCCGCGCTCAGGCTTTCTTTAAACGAATCCGGTGCAATCACTACTTTCATCACATTTTCTCCACAGCCGTTCAGGCCGTCTGAAAATCCGCCTGTTAAAACCAGCCGGACACACCGAACACCAGCGTGGACACCACCGCCATCACCAAGCCCACCGCACTTTCATACGGCATCAGTTTCAGCCGTTCGCGCACCGCCATACCCACACTGCCGCCTGTGGCATGGAAAAACGAACCGTGCGGCATATGGTCGAACACCGTCGCGCCCGCATGTATCATCGCCGCACCGGCCAGCGCGGCCACCCCCAATTCGGCCAGCGTCCCGCCGAACGCCCCCGAAGCCACCACCGTACCGGCCGTGGTCGAAGCCGTCGCCAGAGACATCAGCGCACCCGACACCGGTGCCAGCACATAAGGCGGCAGACCCGATGCGGCCAGAGCATCAATCAGCAGCGTTTTCAGCCCCGAATTGGCGATCACACCCGCCAGCGCACCCGTCCCCAGCAGCATGACCGCCACCGGCATCATTTTGGCCAAACCGCCTGCCGCATATACTCCGCTGCGGCGGATTTTCCCCATCAGCAGCGCACCGGCCAAGCCGCCCGCAGGCAGCGCAACCAGCGGGTCGATACTGATGCCCGCCAACGGCCGCAAAGCCAGCAGTGCAACCGCCGTCAGCGGGCCGGCCGCAGCCGCCCAGAACGGGGGCATTTCATGCGCGGGTAAGCCCGCCGGTATCTCTGCCGCATCCACGCGGCTGCCTTTGGCCGCCAGCCGTTTGGCCAGAAAACAGGTGGCCGCCGCACCGAAAACGGCCGGCACGATGCCCGCGGCCATCAGCGAAGTCAGCGGCACACCGAACGCATCAGCCGCCGCAATCGCGTTCGGATTGGGCGACATCAGATTGCCCGCCTTGCCGCCGCCGATCATCGCCAGCAGCACCGCCGGTTTGGACAAACCGGTCTGCTGCGCCAGCACCAGCGCAATCGGTGCGACCGTAATCACCGCCACATCAACAAATACGCCTGCCGCCGTCAGCACCAGCGTGGCCAGGCACAAGGCCGCCAAAGCACGGTGTCCGCCCAGCTTCGCCACCACGGTTTGCGCCACCACGGCCGCCGCACCCGACTCAATCAGCACACCCGCCAGCACACCCGCCGCCAAAATGCGCATCACGGCCGTGGTAATTCCCTGCGCACCGCCGATCATCAGCGCCACCGTTTCGCCCAAACCCGCACCGCCGATGATGCCGCCGGCCAAAGCGCCCGCCATCATGCCGTAGGCAGGCGGCACTTTGCGCAAAATCAGTACCACCGCCACCGTCAACGCAACCAATGCGCCCAAAGTCGTTACCGCCGTCATCGCGCCTCCTCCTGAAAAAACTTGAATGATTGAATCCCGACTTCCGTTTCCACACCTCAGCCGGGCCGCAGCGGCCGTCTGAAAATCCGCCATATTCAATCAGCCTCCAACCCGCCGCGCCGCCGTCCATGCTCATCAAAAATAAAACGGATACCGAACGGGTCTGAGGCCGTCTGAAAACAGACTTCCGCCGATACCGTTTTTCAGACGGCCCGATATATGACAGGCT
Proteins encoded:
- the glnD gene encoding [protein-PII] uridylyltransferase; the encoded protein is MHTPRQAVSLMRQQKEQAAAAYLRHRRPGRFFRQYGAALDTLMQSLWQQRFAGTPFCLLAVGGYGRGEMYPHSDLDLALVTETEATAAERESIADFVQFLWDNGLTPAVKTGTATELAAAAADDLTAETALLEARFLCGSRTLADRLTRTLIRSHNPAAFIEGKLLEMQERHNKQQGSGAVLEPNVKTCPGGLRDIHTMIWLAKAQGLSADIGELTAKRLLTRAEAGQLMHSHKTLAQIRIELHLAEGREQDRLLFDLQSRIAGSMGFHGDNRCRSEQLMHTFYRAAKAVKQLNGILLPVLAGRVYSRLPRIVRPIDGHYYQVGRLIAVYDIHLFRKQPEQILTAVEWLQKRSGLTALAPDTLRAWWAAARKINRRFYENEANRRRFIGLFRHGSGLTRVMRFLNLYGVLGRYLPAWGKIVGLLQHDLFHIYPVDDHILTVLRNIRRLNQEEHAHELPFASAQMAAFDKPHILYLAALFHDIAKGRGGDHAQLGVADARRFAEDHFLDAADTALLCWLVEDHLLMSLTAQKEDIGDPAVIERFCAKVQTPERLAALYLLTVADIRGTNPKIWNSWKANLLETLFQTANRRFSGQTDSRALLSSRRQEAAAEVLAQAGFDTKQQRRLWQALGDAYFVRHEKQEIVWHLPHLAADPEAACVQIRPYLAPGLLQVMVYLPNRPRLFARLCRIFSRNQLDIAAARAFVSAHDYVLDTFLVQLPAGFDEADTERTIRRLNSELHAFIAGNARIDGGGGRPGRRARHLPIPPVVELVADEEHAGWYSLDVIAVNRPYLLADIADVFNRHGISLRYAKINTLDERAEDSFWLFCPQLGDTNRRLAFKRDLLDCLSE
- the dut gene encoding dUTP diphosphatase; translation: MQTEIELKILRPEMADKLPAYATPGSAGLDLRACLDTALTLAPGEAALIPTGLAVHLADPDYAAVLLPRSGLGHKHGIVLGNLVGLIDSDYQGELKVSLWNRSSEPFTVEPFERIAQMVIVPVVQAAFKVVTEFARSERGEGGFGSTGKA
- a CDS encoding acetylornithine/succinyldiaminopimelate transaminase, translating into MNRYLTPNFAFAPIIPERGLGSRVWDTQGREYIDLAGGIAVNALGHCHPALVAALTGQAGKLWHISNLYTTEAAQALAERLTKHTFADKVFFCNSGAEANEAALKLARKYARDHFGSGKNEIVACTNAFHGRTLFTVSVGGQPKYSSDFAPLPAGIRHIPFNDVQALRGAVNGQTCAVIIEPVQGESGVLPADAEFLQAVREVCDRHQAALIFDEVQTGMGRTGRLFAHQQYGTLPDILTSAKALGGGFPIGAMLTTDRFAPSFGLGTHGSTFGGNPLACAVGAAAFDVINSEATLDNVRVQGEKLRSRLADIGRRYGVFDEVRGQGLLIGCVLAGAYRGRAGELSAAALNAGVMVLVAGGDVLRLAPSLLLNDDDAGEGLARLENAVAEWVAAG
- a CDS encoding glycerate kinase encodes the protein MKVVIAPDSFKESLSADQVARAVERGWRKVFPDADYVRIPMADGGEGTVESLCDALGGRLETVEVTSPTGGRHRAQFAVSGDGETAVLEMAAASGLHLVPPSERNPLTASSYGTGELIRAALDLGVKRIILGIGGSATNDAGAGMLCALGARLTDEAGRPLAAGGAALARLARLDLSGLDRRLHDVDIQTACDVDNPLCGANGASAVFGPQKGADAAMVAQLDAALRRFADVARHDCGTDMADVAGAGAAGGMGGGLLLLPQVRLRPGVEIVAEAVGLAEKVAAADWVITGEGRMDGQSIRGKTPVGVAKTAKRFGKPVIALVGGVGRDYAAVYGYGIDAVVPVLQRIDSRENILAAAAQNIEAAAENTARLLKTAMAAGKAV
- a CDS encoding GntP family permease; amino-acid sequence: MTAVTTLGALVALTVAVVLILRKVPPAYGMMAGALAGGIIGGAGLGETVALMIGGAQGITTAVMRILAAGVLAGVLIESGAAAVVAQTVVAKLGGHRALAALCLATLVLTAAGVFVDVAVITVAPIALVLAQQTGLSKPAVLLAMIGGGKAGNLMSPNPNAIAAADAFGVPLTSLMAAGIVPAVFGAAATCFLAKRLAAKGSRVDAAEIPAGLPAHEMPPFWAAAAGPLTAVALLALRPLAGISIDPLVALPAGGLAGALLMGKIRRSGVYAAGGLAKMMPVAVMLLGTGALAGVIANSGLKTLLIDALAASGLPPYVLAPVSGALMSLATASTTAGTVVASGAFGGTLAELGVAALAGAAMIHAGATVFDHMPHGSFFHATGGSVGMAVRERLKLMPYESAVGLVMAVVSTLVFGVSGWF